One Trichomycterus rosablanca isolate fTriRos1 chromosome 10, fTriRos1.hap1, whole genome shotgun sequence DNA window includes the following coding sequences:
- the LOC134321889 gene encoding uncharacterized protein LOC134321889 — MDRLWTWFPTRRRGSYSLAEPETPNMNEAKEKKTGKKKWKNIFSRDRKPKDAGKLLKEEALEDKVPQKKEKKKWKNIFSRDRKPKDAGKLLREALEGQVRQQPERDEGLELHSSLEDISPCVLELHADTEAGALKNTSLNETRVDTEMLLPVEELEAEAEALTNTSLDETRDISLDKTRGNAEMLLPVGELEAEPEVLNNTSLDETKDNAEMLLPVSELEAEPEVLNNTSLDETKDVAEMLLPVRELEAEAEALKDLIKTSLFESEETELQNRGDTEADLFSNGDDGGITGEHGRRKKIRRGTRGRGRKINYKKKDNNGSEIINEVKAEAEAEAEVAEMKNVHLDEKDSSADLLNPDQPLGEERKQWIGRGDPEDGMKQKKKIRRGTRGRGRKIIYKKDASKAEESAAGFNNQNSDYVCTKKTNKVQQ, encoded by the exons ATGGATCGTCTGTGGACCTGGTTCCCGACACGCCGTCGGGGCTCTTACAGCCTAGCTGAGCCAGAGACGCCCAACATGAACGAGGCTAAAGAGAAGAAAACAGGAAAGAAAAAGTGGAAGAACATCTTCAGCAGGGACCGTAAGCCCAAAGATGCAGGAAAGCTGCTGAAGGAGGAGGCTCTGGAGGACAAAGTTCcccagaaaaaagaaaagaaaaagtggaAGAACATCTTCAGCAGGGACCGTAAGCCCAAAGATGCAGGAAAGCTGCTGAGGGAGGCTCTGGAGGGCCAAGTGCGCCAGCAGCCAGAACGTGATGAGGGTCTGGAGCTACACTCCAGCTTGGAGGACATTTCACCTTGTGTACTGGAGCTCCACGCTGACACCGAGGCTGGAGCTCTGAAAAACACCAGCCTGAATGAGACCAGGGTTGATACTGAGATGCTCCTGCCTGTGGAGGAGCTCGAAGCTGAGGCCGAAGCCCTGACTAACACCAGCCTGGATGAGACCAGGGACATCAGCCTGGATAAGACCAGGGGCAATGCTGAGATGCTTCTGCCTGTCGGAGAGCTCGAAGCTGAGCCTGAAGTCCTGAATAACACCAGCCTGGATGAGACCAAAGACAACGCTGAGATGCTCCTGCCTGTCAGTGAGCTCGAAGCTGAGCCTGAAGTCCTGAATAACACCAGCCTGGATGAGACCAAGGACGTTGCTGAGATGCTCCTGCCTGTCAGAGAGCTCGAAGCTGAGGCTGAAGCCCTAAAGGACCTGATCAAGACCAGCCTGTTTGAGTCAGAGGAGACCGAGCTTCAGAACAGAGGAGACACTGAAGCTGATTTATTCAGcaatggtgatgatggtggtatCACCGGAGAACACGGCCGGAGAAAGAAAATCAGGAGAGGAACCCGGGGACGCGGCCGGAAGATAAACTACAAAAAGAAGGATAATAACG GATCTGAAATAATAAACGAGGTGAAGGCTGAAGCAGAAGCTGAAGCTGAGGTCGCTGAGATGAAGAACGTCCACCTTGATGAGAAGGACTCATCTGCTGATCTGCTGAATCCTGACCAACCTCTGGGTGAGGAAAGAAAGCAGTGGATAGGTCGAGGTGACCCCGAGGACGGTATGAAACAGAAAAAGAAGATCAGACGAGGAACTCGGGGCCGCGGCCGCAAAATCATCTACAAGAAAGACGCTTCAAAAGCAGAAGAGAGTGCTGCAGGTTTTAATAATCAGAACAGCGACTATGTGTGcactaaaaaaactaataaagtaCAACAGTAA
- the LOC134322075 gene encoding uncharacterized protein LOC134322075 encodes MLLPVEELEAEAEALTNTSLDETRDISLDKTRGNAEMLLPVGELEAEPEVLNNTSLDETKDNAAMLLPVSELEAEPEVLNNTSLDETKDVAEMLLPVRELEAEAEALKDLIKTSLFESEETELQNRGDTEADLFSNGDDGGITGEHGRRKKIRRGTRGRGRKINYKKKDNNGSEIINEVKAEAEAEAEVAEMKNVHLDEKDSSADLLNPDQPLGEERKQWIGRGDPEDGMKQKKKIRRGTRGRCRKIIYKKDASKAEESAAGFNHQNSDYVCTKKTNKVQQ; translated from the exons ATGCTCCTGCCTGTGGAGGAGCTCGAAGCTGAGGCCGAAGCCCTGACTAACACCAGCCTGGATGAGACCAGGGACATCAGCCTGGATAAGACCAGGGGCAATGCTGAGATGCTTCTGCCTGTCGGAGAGCTCGAAGCTGAGCCTGAAGTCCTGAATAACACCAGCCTGGATGAGACCAAAGACAACGCTGCGATGCTCCTTCCTGTCAGTGAGCTCGAAGCTGAGCCTGAAGTCCTGAATAACACCAGCCTGGATGAGACCAAGGACGTTGCTGAGATGCTCCTGCCTGTCAGAGAGCTCGAAGCTGAGGCTGAAGCCCTAAAGGACCTGATCAAGACCAGCCTGTTTGAGTCAGAGGAGACCGAGCTTCAGAACAGAGGAGACACTGAAGCTGATTTATTCAGcaatggtgatgatggtggtatCACCGGAGAACACGGCCGGAGAAAGAAAATCAGGAGAGGAACCCGGGGACGCGGCCGGAAGATAAACTACAAAAAGAAGGATAATAACG GATCTGAAATAATAAACGAGGTGAAGGCTGAAGCAGAAGCTGAAGCTGAGGTCGCTGAGATGAAGAACGTCCACCTTGATGAGAAGGACTCATCTGCTGATCTGCTGAATCCTGACCAACCTCTGGGTGAGGAAAGAAAGCAGTGGATAGGTCGAGGTGACCCCGAGGACGGTATGAAACAGAAGAAGAAGATCAGACGAGGAACTCGGGGCCGCTGCCGCAAAATCATCTACAAGAAAGACGCTTCAAAAGCAGAAGAGAGTGCTGCAGGTTTTAATCATCAGAACAGCGACTATGTGTGcactaaaaaaactaataaagtaCAACAGTAA